A genomic region of Arachis stenosperma cultivar V10309 chromosome 9, arast.V10309.gnm1.PFL2, whole genome shotgun sequence contains the following coding sequences:
- the LOC130948029 gene encoding agamous-like MADS-box protein TM6 yields MVIKTVELLKGFASHEEIMEILATVAADLGDVIDFHVIRTRTETCRKKVKSLEHMNGNLLLELVQEEFMHIWLMDADSCPFFKKEFS; encoded by the exons ATGGTAATAAAAACAGTTGAATTGCTGAAAGGCTTTGCATCTCATGAAGAGATTATGGAGATTCTTGCCACAGTGGCTGCAGATTTGGGGGATGTCATCGAT TTCCATGTGATCAGAACTCGAACTGAAACCTGTAGGAAAAAG GTGAAAAGCTTGGAGCATATGAACGGAAATCTCCTTCTTGAACTT GTTCAAGAAGAATTCATGCACATATGGCTGATGGATGCTGATTCATGTCCATTTTTTAAGAAAGAATTCAGTTAA
- the LOC130951039 gene encoding mannose-specific lectin alpha chain-like — protein MGVSFNLHKFAPTNSKEIKFQGDATITDHNVIRLTNLDSDGNPLGNRVGRVLFSDPVHLYDHSGFRAGFETTFVFRISKPYSSEFAPGPGDGLAFFLANADTEIPPESSGKFLGLFNDASDKIVAVEFDTFSNFEIGDPSYPHIGININSIRSSAVGYWNWHDGAVTTAKITYNSALKRITVSVSTYLDNQPNTLSYDVDLSTKLPQKVAVGLSASTGQYSQNTEILSWTFKSN, from the coding sequence ATGGGTGTCTCATTTAACTTGCACAAATTTGCCCCCACGAACTCCAAAGAGATCAAATTCCAAGGAGATGCAACCATTACCGATCACAATGTCATTCGACTCACCAACTTGGACAGCGATGGCAACCCACTAGGAAACAGAGTTGGCCGAGTTTTATTCTCCGACCCTGTGCACCTGTACGACCACAGTGGTTTCCGAGCAGGCTTTGAAACCACCTTCGTCTTTCGCATCTCAAAACCCTACAGTAGTGAATTTGCTCCCGGACCTGGTGACGGTCTTGCCTTCTTCCTTGCTAATGCTGACACTGAAATTCCACCTGAATCTTCTGGGAAGTTTCTCGGCCTCTTTAACGATGCATCTGACAAGATTGTTGCTGTTGAATTTGATACCTTTTCCAATTTCGAGATTGGGGATCCCAGTTATCCCCACATCGGAATTAATATCAACTCTATCAGGTCATCGGCTGTTGGTTACTGGAACTGGCATGATGGAGCCGTAACCACTGCAAAGATAACATATAACTCTGCCCTTAAGAGGATAACCGTCAGTGTTTCTACATATCTCGACAACCAACCTAACACTCTTTCTTACGACGTCGACTTGAGCACTAAGCTTCCTCAAAAGGTTGCGGTAGGGCTATCTGCTTCTACTGGGCAATACTCGCAAAATACCGAGATCTTATCTTGGACTTTTAAGTCCAACTGA
- the LOC130951600 gene encoding mannose-specific lectin alpha chain-like → MGVSFNLHKFAPTNSKEIKFQGDATITDHNVIRLTNLDSDGNPLGNRVGRVLFSDPVHLYDHSGFRAGFETTFVFRISKPYSSEFAPGPGDGLAFFLANADTEIPPESSGKFLGLFNDASDKTVAVEFDTFSNFEIGDPSYPHIGININSIRSSAVGYWNWHDGAVTTAKITYNSALKRITVSVSTYLDNQPDTLTYDVDLSTKLPQKVAVGLSASTGQYSQNTEILSWTFKSN, encoded by the coding sequence ATGGGTGTCTCATTTAACTTGCACAAATTTGCCCCCACGAACTCCAAAGAGATCAAATTCCAAGGAGATGCAACCATTACCGATCACAATGTCATTCGACTCACCAACTTGGACAGCGATGGCAACCCACTAGGAAACAGAGTTGGCCGAGTTTTATTCTCCGACCCTGTGCACCTGTACGACCACAGTGGTTTCCGAGCAGGCTTTGAAACCACCTTCGTCTTTCGCATCTCAAAACCCTACAGTAGTGAATTTGCTCCCGGACCTGGTGACGGTCTTGCCTTCTTCCTTGCTAATGCTGACACTGAAATTCCACCTGAATCTTCTGGGAAGTTTCTCGGCCTCTTTAACGATGCATCTGACAAGACTGTTGCTGTTGAATTTGATACCTTTTCCAATTTCGAGATTGGGGATCCCAGTTATCCCCACATCGGAATTAATATCAACTCTATCAGGTCATCGGCTGTTGGTTACTGGAACTGGCATGATGGAGCCGTAACCACTGCAAAAATAACATATAACTCTGCCCTTAAGAGGATAACCGTCAGTGTTTCTACGTATCTCGACAACCAACCTGACACTCTTACTTACGACGTCGACCTGAGCACTAAGCTTCCTCAAAAGGTTGCGGTAGGGTTATCTGCTTCTACTGGGCAATACTCACAAAATACCGAGATCTTATCTTGGACTTTTAAGTCCAACTGA